A region from the Bactrocera dorsalis isolate Fly_Bdor chromosome 1, ASM2337382v1, whole genome shotgun sequence genome encodes:
- the LOC105222286 gene encoding uncharacterized protein LOC105222286: protein MKPILKVGLKSPILLLISLNICAARWESAYEHLCDKKGCSYLVRLDDIVDKIPHQLFFEWEWNGYYTVYMDDDSNSFQYGHEICVDVSDCNGTFICAQIHEMTKLKEQVDLIVGGRVLVDNVPIYADNAMTFTFSGTENSITIPTDVENFLVELGY from the exons ATGAAGCCAATATTAAAAGTCGGCCTCAAATCACCTATCTTGCTACTGATTTCTCTAAATATTTGCGCAGCCAGATGGGAGAGCGCTTATGAGCACTTATGTGATAAAAAAGGCTGTAGTTATCTGGTGAGATTGGACGATATTGTGGATAAGATACCGCATCAat TATTTTTCGAATGGGAATGGAACGGCTATTATACTGTATATATGGATGATGATTCGAACAGTTTTCAGTATGGTCATGAGATATGTGTGGATGTGAGCGACTGTAATGGCACATTTATTTGTGCTCAAATCCATGAAATGACCAAATTGAAGGAGCAAGTTGATCTTATTGTTGGAGGTCGCGTACTTGTAGATAATGTGCCGATTTATGCAGATAATGCTATGACATTCACATTTTCAGGCACTGAGAATTCTATAACAATTCCAACAGatgtggaaaattttttagtagAATTAGGTTACTAA